Genomic DNA from Cloeon dipterum chromosome 3, ieCloDipt1.1, whole genome shotgun sequence:
CCCACGGATcgaacttaaatttaaatttcgctaTGCACCGGCTGTTCTCCTTTCCGTATATATTTCTACGAGATTATTTCATCCCCTTACACACGATGGCTGAACTGGGCTTCTTCTACGTAAACGAGAACACGTTAcgctgcaatttttgcaatattattgTAAGCACTGAGGAACTGACGGAATGTTTTTCCCTCGGCCttgaaaatgctgaaaaaatgattttagaaaaacaaaaaaattgtaaattaggCGAAgccaattcaaaaaatgtgcCGATGGGGAGGAGAGTGAGCGAAATGCTGAATTACAAATACGAATCGCATCGGCTGTACTCGTTGCTGAAAATGAATGACTGGCAGCACGTTGATCCGTTCAGCCTGGCAAAAAGTGGATTTTATTACACCGGAGACCAAGACAACGTCAGGTGTGCATTCTGCAATTTGGAAGTCCGCGGCTGGGAAGAGGAAGACACGGCTGATGGAGAACACAGGCGCTGGAACCCCAACTGCCCTTTTTTATGTAATAGTCAAAGTGTCCCGAACATCGCTATTGGAGACGAGAGGACCCAAGTACAACGCGATGGCATTGCGAGGATCAATACAGGCAGCAACCCTTTTGCAGAGTTGAATGTACTTGAAAAATACGGACCGCGCCTATACTTTTTGGCAAGCATCCTCGCCCGTTTTCACCTCACAGCTCAAGATTTGAATATCCACGATTGGTCCGCGCCTTTGAACCCGCATTTTGTTACCTTGAAAAGCCGGATTAATTCGTTTAAGGAATTTTGGCCAAAAAGCCACAGGCAAACACCGCTAGAGCTAGCCAAAGCTGGCTTCTTTTACACTGGAATTGGGGATCGAGTTGTCTGCTTCCATTGTAATTTGGGCCTGAAAGATTGGGACCCGAACGACGACCCTAGCGTCCAACACAGCAAATGGAACTCGTGCTGCAACTATCTAATTATGTGCTTGAAATCAAGaatgttgcattttaatcaGAACACGGACGTGCCTGAAATAACCGATTCATCTGCGAGCAAGGGCCGAGGCAAGAGGGATTTGCATTGTCTGAAGTGCAGGTTCAATAATGTGTCCAAGGTAAATTTACCCTGTGGACACATGACGATTTGTGAATCCTGCGCTGAGGATTCTTGCAGAATTTGCGACAAAGAAATTATCATCCATATTAATGTTCCAGGTTTCGCTGCcaatttgtagaaaaatatatcaaacatttttcaagatttaacactaaattttttgaattgtgaATTACAAAACCTTTTTGTGATTTAGCACAGCATTAATCTGTCAGCATAATAACTTACGATGtcgaagaataaaaatttcaaccttttatttatttattttttagttcctTTAATGATTAACCTTTTCGCCACTAccaattaaaacatatttgttGTGAGTGGACATATATTGTAGAGCAAAGACTATTGgttggaatttaatatttaccaatgaaatattaatttaaattaaatgctaacTATAgcgtttttaaactttatcaAGACAACAAAAGGGCTTTTACAAGTGTCGGATTATCAATGCTAGCTATTTATCAtgtttttgaataattgataCTCACCTTATTGTGTTCAATAAACGTATTGTTCTATATgtagtaaaaataatgcaataattattttcccactTGTACGCTTTCACCAAATCAGgcagatttatttgaaaaacaatttttttagaatgcgGGATAGAATAGATCCTTTTGGTATTCTCATGCTacatatttttacctttttactgtagtttaatttcaatcataagtataaagaaataaatttatgttttaatgaccaaaagcaaatttgtcacttttgaaatgcaggaaaaatattaaaaaatgattgcacTCTACCACTTGAAACTTGAAAGGTGGTGTCGAAACAGAAAGAtagggaaaatataaaatgtaatcaaGATTAATAATCTTTAAAATCCAATATCAGCTAAGGAATAAAAACTGCTTCAGCTGCAGGTTTCTATTTTGACCAGGTTATGTTATCTGCATAAATCTTACAATGAAGAAAATTCCATGCATCTACATGTATTCAGCTCcattataatatatgtttAATTTCAAGGGTTGTTGTAACTAATTCGAATTGTagatggaatattttaaatcggCCGCTGCATTTAATTACGACGGGCGCTTGCCATAAAGAAAGCGACTCACTTTTATTAATGCGAATGTGAGCGCGGCATCTCTTTTCTACCACGTGTTTCACATCTGTAAATGGGTCGCTGCAGCCAGTTCAACCGGTCAcccagcttttaatttttcaggcgGCAAATTTCCAGTTACAAAATTGCACATTGTCGAGAAATCTGATCTTTTTGGTCCTTTAACAAACATGGGTAGAACAACTCAAGTCACgcgaaaacaaaaagaattttcggcaaaaaaaaatatttggcaggCTTAATACAGGAAATAGCTTTTTTCCCACACAAAAAGGGGCACTTTTCGATTTCGAACGCGAGTTTCTCGGTTGTTTCATTTCCCGCGGTTATGGTTTCAAATTGTGTTGCAGATCAGCTCATGCGCTTTCTTTTGACACCAATTGATACAATGGCTTTAGAAATTATGACACAGCCGTCAATCTCCTTAGATCGATCTGCGCAAGGCGAACGAAAGTCGTTGAAAAAGTCTAACACTCCTAACACAAATAAAAGAGTCTCCCTCCTCGCATCACGTTAAGTCGGTAGGAACACATTGAGAGTGGCTCTCGTGATCGACAGCAATCAGTGCGACTTTTTACCTTCAGAAGAATATCTGCAAAACACAAGGTATATAAGAGACTCATTTACTGCACACCACAAAATACATCTTctacattttataaatatacacgtattcaaataatttttaattttaaatttgcctgaatatatttttgcttttaagatattaatttcaatatagCACAATTAACTTGTGATAATTATTGAGGATTTTGTTCGGAACTATTAATGAATCTTGCAAATTCAACAAGCAACCAAGCAGCTAATCcgctctttttaaaatgagtaatgagctgaaattttttttcgttttttagtttcttattgtatatgaaaaattcaacttttttctgggagcattttttatgcttttgttGCTTTGATAGTAAGAGAACGAGGAAAGtaaatatgatatttcatAGATATTTTCCTTGCAGATAACTCATAGGAAAAAAAACGTGGTTTCCGGTTTCCTTATGTAAGTCCCACTTTAGCTGTTAAGAATGCAAGAtcaactatatttttttgtgaattgaTGATTTCTCATACGTTGTatcccaaaaatattattagttaATTTGTgttcaaaaaatgttattacagagagagattttcaGCTCTACCGCGGTCATAGGGATATTATTGCgtgaattttacatttttctgtatttaGATATtatataagtaaaaaaaatcacgcatCATTTGTGTGCGACCTTCAAAAAGTCCAACGTCTAAAGTTCCCTGTGGCCTTGACTGTTACAGCTATGACAGCAATCAACAAAGATTGACACAGCTAACGTGTGTTGGGTGTCGGCGAGTCGTTGAAGTGGATTATCCTGCAGAACGGGGTCATTGCTCTCATCTCATTTTGCAGTCAATGGAAGCTATGCAACAAAATCacttaataaaaaacgatttttgttATAAGCAgtaagtgaaaataatttttttaacttccaaTAATATATGTCAGTgttgaatattatttggtaTTTTGGTGTCAGTAGCGTTGCATAAAAGTGCTGCATAAAATTCGTAGATTAGTagacattttaactaatttaatgaaaatgtgtGTATTCACTATCCTCTTTtaacagtaaataaattattcagcttTTGTTCGTGTTTTTCAACCCTGTTAAAATACATTGACCACTAACAAGGGAGTACCAAAACCCTTCTGAGTTAAAAAATCGTCAGCCACATAGAGAGATAGATAAATTAGAAGCAGAAAATCACAACTTTGCTATACATGTCCCATTAGAagtgtttgttaaaaattgtatagaAATTTGGGATAATATGTTGTCTTTTGGCAAGACAAGACGATTTTTTGGCTTTTCTTTATCGATTATTGATGGCATTATGTAAACACTCTATAAATAGGGAATCTTCTAGAAAAATAGACTAAAATTTCCtattataaaaacaattttaccttttttgaaTATACAGAACTggaaattttagcatttcattaattttattaaaaatttgaaagctaataattaatatttaaaaaattaggttaatTAGCTTGACCGTAAAGTTTACagttattcaaaatttctaattattttttgttaatatccCTCTATTGACccaggtaaaataaatttattataattgattaaaatctcGTTTCTTGCTTATGGAAATCAATGAACTATAATAATCAAAacgaattatttatcaatttttcaatttaatcaatttaattcgatAACCatgccagaaaaaataaaaattttgactgttATTTCATGTAAACATCACACAAGAGTAGACATTTGATGCAAACTATAATATTGACTcgaaaatgctcaaattgatCAATGAAAAGGGAGTCGCGCCGACGCCGACTCATCGCCACTATAATATATAATAGCTTTTAGGGTCAAATAAAAAGGGGAGGCGACCGCTGAAAGCTCATAATCCACGgaatgtgctgagcagaggacataaaatttaaaaaaaaaatgcataccTTATCGACACCTCACCCATTTTAGTATCTACCCGAGCTAATATTTGCCTTTATATAGGATTAGAGATTCCACTGTGCCAAATTTGACTGTCGTAACGCTTGGTTGAGAAGATATTATTCCCTTAAATATAAACTGCAAACTCTCAAAACATTATCTCCTGCTACGTTTCACTTTTATCTTACTGGGAGCCAAGCCTGCgtcaagtaaataaaaatgacactaCTCAAAATTCTTACTGATATACAGgagaatatataaaatgaataataattgctgttCAGCAACCATTTCAATAACTGGCaggggaaaaaaattagagatcTACTTGCCATGTATGTTGAGAATCCGAGCAAATATGTTTCAGGGCCAAGTGTGGGCTTAAACATGCACCTACTTTTGACTCTTTTACATTACAATGACGGTTTTGGTGGATTTCTTATTGCACCTTTATCCAGCAAATATGCGTAGATCAATTACATGGGACGATTTCTAACTTTTCAATAGAAATACCCTGTAGTAGGAGaaacggaaaaataattagcaaattccagtcaatatataatatatttatgatttttgctatattttcaGGATTCAAGCAGAGAATGAAACGACTAAAAGATGCGATAAACACAACTGCCACTCACAGAAGAGAGTTAGAGGAAAACCCCCACCGGGTGAATCTGATTTTTAGTTTCTCAATACACCGGCTATTCTCCTTTCCACATAAGTATTTacggaaaaatttcaatgcccTCCGCAAACTCGCAGAACTTGGACTATACTACGTGAAAGAAAACGAGTGGGTCGAGTATCTGCGTTGTAATTTCTGTAGCTTAACAATAAATCACGAGgaattaaaagaatattttgctaGAGGCAATGAAAATGCTGAAAAGGAGATTTTAGAACGGCAAAACCAATTCAATTGTAGACTCAACTCAGATGACTCAAAAAATGTGCCGATgggaaaaaatttcagctgcaAGAATTATAAATATGAAGCACACCGTCTGTACTCGCTGCTGAAAAAATCTGACTGGTTGTACGTCGGCCCGTTCAGTTTGGCAAAAAGTGGATTTTACTACACTGGAGATGGGGACAACGTCCGATGCGTATTCTGCAATTTAGAAGTTCGAGGTTGGGAGGAGGGAGACACGCCGGACGGAGAACACCAACGTTGGAACCCGAATTGTCCTTTTTTGCGCAACAGGCAAAGCGTTCAAAACATAAAGATCGGAGACGAGACGGTTGACTTGCAGCACGACAGCCTTTCGAGAATACACTTAGGTGCGAGTCTTTTAAGCCAGTCGGAGAGGCTGCGTAAATACGGACCAAATCTTCATTTAGTTAGAAGCACCaacctttttcttttgacaccTCAAGATTTAAACATCCAAGATTGGTATGCACCTTTGAACGCGCGGTTCGTAACACTTAAAAGCAGACAAGATTCTTTCAAGAATCTTTGGCCGAGAAGCCATAAGCAAACATCACTCGAATTAGCACAggctggatttttttacacCGGAATCGGAGACCGTGTAATCTGCTTCTACTGCAATTTGGGCTTGAAAGATTGGGACCCAAACGACGATCCTTTCGTTCAACATTGCAAATGGAATTCAAGCTGTCAATATCTATTGATGCGCAAGGGTCACAGTTTTGTTGAGAAAGTGTTGCATGGTAacgaaaatttagaaatttcggCTACCTGTGCGATTAGGGTTGGGAAACGCAGCGATTTGAAGTGTCTCAAGTGCATTAAAAACAATGTGTCCAAATTAAATCTGCCTTGTGGTCACGTAGCATATTGTAGCGAATGCTCTGAGCCTTCTTGCACAATTTGTAATGAAGAAGTTATAGCAGAAATTCATTTGCCAGGCTTTTCGGATTTGCAAgggtaagaaaatatttctctcgcGGGCTCTTATTATCATAGATGCAATCAGCATAACTGGGAATAGCCTACTGtattgaagaattaaaaatttcaaccacGTAAACAATTTGTAATCATATAACGCACGGAAAACACtgcaattaatgaaatttatttttgcctgtAATTGCCTTTATTATCCACGCAGAGCCGGGAGGCCTctaaaatgaaagaattatGTGGGGCGCTcctactgaaaaataaatgtttgtgCACGTCGCGTCGAATGACGGCTCGGCGTGGGACCCGCGGGTTATCAACGTTTGGATAAAACTTTGTTTTATCCTGTAAAGCGCGTCGTACGTTTTTATACTATTTTTCCATTCTACTCTCTGCTTATAACATGCCTGAAAACTTAAATGTATTACTATTGACCGAACATGTTTATTGCTGTTTGTTGATAGGACATaaaggacaaaaattattcaaatacaaTTTCTTAACAATCAGCTACGAATATGAATCAgcaacatttattaatttatagacCCGTATTCGGGGTTAAGcctttttgtgaaaaattatttgttgtatgcaatgaattatttattgtggttaatatttgtgatttatttgtattgcAGTTTGGTACTCCTGCATGTAACGCGTGTCTATGAAATATGTAGCCAACAATaatagatattaattaaaagacgtTTCTTCCATTTTTCGCTCCTCAACCCCcacaacttaaaaaatcaacacgTGCGTTGCATTATGCATACACACCACATCACGCAAATTTACCGACCATAGACTTTTAGCTGAAATGAAGGCTTTCAAGATAACATATATAACATCTTGACagataaataacaataaagaaTATCCTTGGCCATTGTTTTGTCAATTTTGTATTAAGAGGATCAAGTATGCTCTTTTGCTCTTCATATATTTGTTGCTTCACTTTTTGACTAGCTAAAAATCTTATCGCAATACGCAACAAGAGTGGAGAATCACGAGATTCATCTCATcgctattttttctaattcacaGGTGCCAAAATTAGGCATTAAAGCGTTGACGCAGGCGATACAACGCGCTACGCAGTTGAGACTTGAGAAGAAAGAAATCTTTGTTGCTTGCTTTGATTTTTAGCAGCTGACACTTCTTATTGATGCTGATGCCACatccaaatttaaactttttttttaattttagagctGATGGTGCATTAAAGTACTGAAGACATTGAGTCGTCTTATACGAAAATTTTAGTGATAACACACAGAATTTGAGATAAGGTCTTCTGCacaatttagtttcaaaatttaagtttattatgggctgacagggcaactctgccccaaatcagcacacatccataaagtaatgatacaattatgtaggaacaacatttggaaggaagtaattaatggtagcttgagaatattgcttcttcaattttcttcttaaatgcacttgaattctcgttcatacacaaatttggtgaaagacTATTCCAATGACGATAGCACtgcacttggaagcactgttcAGGCACAGTAACATTTACACGCGGAGCCAGAAGCCTCAATCGATGAGCTCTGGACCTGCCTATCAAGTCAACATCGCGCATGGGggtaacataacattttaaatattcagggcaattattgtacaaaatcttatgtgtttgtgttaatACATGCAATTGACGTCTGTCTGTAATCTTTAAGATACGACACTTTTTATACAAAGATGACAAGTTTTGCCCGCGTTTGACGTCAAATATATACCTCATGAGGTTGTTCTGTAAAACTTGCAGCTTATTCAGTTGCTCCGCGCTAAGGTTACAGAACACGATATCACCATAATCAAAATGGGGTAGCATTAGAGTTTTTACtagtttaattcttattttttctggcgtgacatttcgaaatttttctacatttttaagtgaaccataaactttttgaaatattttagaaatttgaccCACCCACTTCAGATGCTTGTCAAAAACAActcctaaattttttactttgtcacTATAGTCAAATTCAACACAGCCAGTTTCCACTTCATcactgaattgaatttcagtgTCGTTCATTTTAACTTTACTTAACTGCGCCAAGTTTAGCTTTGAGTGCGATCTCTCAGAGCCAACAACTAGCACCTGCGTCTTGCGCGGATTGAGCTTTAAACCGTGCTTTTCCGACCAGGCGACCACGTCGCACAAAATACTGTTCATAACCGCAATAGCGTGCTCCAACTCCTCAGGCTTGCAATTAATATACAATTGAATATCATCTGCGTACATATGGTACTTACACCGATTTTGAAAGAGATACACTACGTCGTGGGTATAGACGGAAAACAAAAGCGGACCGAGCACCGACCCCTGAGGAACTCCGGCCTCGATGCGGACCCACCTTGAGAATTTTCCGTCCTTGTCACGAATCGCGTGTTCTCTCTCACttagaaagtttttaaaaaaatttaaaactgaatcagaaaaatttagctgcgCCAGCTTCCTGAGCAGCAGAGCGTGATCGACCAAATCAAACgcctttgaaaaatcaaggaaaaccATAAGGGTTACCTCACCACGGAAATTAGAAATCCGCAAGTCCTCagagattttcaaaagcgctGTGGTCGTGCTATGCTGCCTGCGGAAGCCGGACTGGAACTCGTCTATCACGTTATGTATATTTACCctatgtttattctcacactttgtcataaatacgcattaatgttttattacaTATCATATAGCATTTTTTGTGGcagagattaaattatttacaattcataaaaataaaaaatacacaatttcAAGCAATGGCAGTCTTTTAATAGCATTATGAACTAGGTACACAAActgccaaaataaattgataatagTTTTGCAGCTATTGGATAAAGCGAAAGGATGATCcaattattctattttatagattttcaGGTAtttcacacacacaaaaaacggACGTGCCAAGCAGAGCTCGCTGCCGCGGCGGCTATACCTCTCTTGCTCGACGTCGCGGCGGCTACTTCTCACGATCGTTCGTCTCTCATATTGGCGTGCCGTTCGAGAGCGGTTTGGAcctataatttttctcccagTGAGAGTCAGggagctgacaatgagagatCTACAGCAGAAAGAAATTGATGAGTTGATCTCCAGATGTTATGTTAATGAGGTTTACCAAATCGGGCCTGTCACTCTTTGAATGCAAATCCAGCACTGTTTATTTAATGATGATACtttggaagaaaataatttaaaacttggatttttttctctaaaaagaaatttatatgtattttacatattataattaattattttcacttgcaGTAGTTAGACATTTTCCTATAGGACAATTATAATTGTCTGACCCATATTAAGTGAAATAAGTGACCCTGCCATTTTTTAGGTTTGCTCAACTTTTGGCAGGCTATCCTAAAAGGACCGATAGTAGATGTTATAAGGGTGTCGCTATCTGTTCTGGAAATAGGGATGAGTAAAATGAAATCGCATATTGCAGATCACAGGAGATGAAGCTCACCATTGTCTCTTGTCTCTTCCATGAACCGCTACCAACAGACTGTTGAGAGCGGCACCAAACCGCAGGTAGGCTTAACAAAAAGAGTATTTAAGGATGTCTCAGCTTTGAAACCagactttattaatttttcactcattTGTTTATGGTTTAACAAGTTAAAACCGTCCAATATATTTAATCGGACGCAAggcaaatattattaaagttGATAAAAAAGTGCAGTTTTACACAGTGCTGTGTTCTCTTAcaacaaataaacaataattcatACCACAACCATTAGTGTAGCACCGATGGCTTTTTATCTGCAAATAAAAGGCAAGGTGAACtgctattttcaaattattaaatacgCGTACGATATGTCAAATAAAGACAGTAatctaaaatcatttttatcaaaagaaaaattataactaaCAATGAGTGCTAAAAGCTCTTCAAAACATCTTATGGTTCAATGATTTGAATGAATCATGGTATCGCTGCCGGTAAAACCAGTTACATCATTAATACATGCGATTATATCTTTGCTGCACTTTTCGCAAAGAGGTTCAGAGCAGTTGTAGCAAAATGTCATATGCCCACATGGCAGATTGACTTTGGACACGATATTTAGATTGCACTTGAGGCACCGCAAATCGCCTTCGCGGCTTCCACTGCCTTCCTGATTTTGAATACACTGCAGCACGTGCTTCACATAGCTTGATTTTCCATTACACAACATCAAATGCCGGCAATCTGCATTCAATCGACAATGTTTGACGTAAGGGTCGTCATTTGGGTCCCATTCCTTCATAACCAAATTGCAGTGGAAGCAAACGACTTGATTACCAATTCCAGTGTAAAAGAAACCAGCTCGGGACAAGGCAATTGCAGTTTTTGTGTCaatatttggcaaaaaatcaaatgagttGTACCGGCTGGTGTATATTGCGAATTCCGGATACAAAGGTGCGATGTGCCAGCCTCCTTTACCAGTAGATGCCATCACAAGATcagttatttgaattaaatgcaGCATTTGGTCAATATATGGCTGGCCTTTGGACATCAGTAAAAACTGGCATTTACTGTTCCATCTGAAATGCTCAACGAAAGGGTCATCATTTGGATCCCAATGTTTCAAACCTAAATTACAGTGGAAGCAGATTACGGAGTCCCCATACCCGGTGTGAAAGAATCCGACTTTTGCCATCTCAAATGGTGTCTGTTTGAGACACCGCGGCCAAAAACATATAAATGAATCATTGCGGGCCTTAAGTGTAACAAACTGCGGGTGCATAGGAGGAGACCATTCTTTGATATTAAAGTCCTCGGCTTGGCAGTAAATGTCATCTCCTATGATGTGAAATTGTTTCccgaatttcattttattgtcaACGCATAAACTGGCCCCAATACTGGGCAACGCCACTTTATTGCGGCGAAAAGGGTTATTTGGCACGGCCATGTTCATTGGTACATTTGCGACTTTCATAGAAACATTCCCCTGAAATCGCTCACAGTTCGCGAAAGGATTCATGGTTTCGAACCGCTCATTCCCAATTTCAATGTTTGGGACACTTTGCCTGTTGCGCATAAATGGGCAGTTTGGATTCCAACGCGTGTGCTCTCCGTCCGGCGTGTCTCCCTCCTCCCATCCGCGGACTTCCAGGTTGCAAAAAGTGCATCTAACTTTGTCATCGACTCCAGTATAGTAAAATCCACTTTTCGCCAGTCCAAACGGCTCAACGTGCTTCCAGTCGATCTTTTTCAGCAAAGAGGAGAGACGATGCGcctcgaatttaaaattcaggggcctgaaaataaaattaacttcagaagttttatttaatccaaAAATCGTTGCAACTTTGACAAAATTCTCACTGTTTATAACGATATCGCAAAAAATTTAGTCTGAGTAGCTGTGGTTAtataatagttttattttagaacCTCTACAAAGCAcctcccgtgggctatgagctcactgggtcccagGTCGCAATAACACcaccgagcggataacatggtgccCGAGTGGCAGCAAAGGAGCTTGTGCCCAATGCGGCCATCTTTACGCCTCc
This window encodes:
- the LOC135939396 gene encoding baculoviral IAP repeat-containing protein 7-B-like, which produces MAPWKSAKSAAPSTRKANAEENPHGSNLNLNFAMHRLFSFPYIFLRDYFIPLHTMAELGFFYVNENTLRCNFCNIIVSTEELTECFSLGLENAEKMILEKQKNCKLGEANSKNVPMGRRVSEMLNYKYESHRLYSLLKMNDWQHVDPFSLAKSGFYYTGDQDNVRCAFCNLEVRGWEEEDTADGEHRRWNPNCPFLCNSQSVPNIAIGDERTQVQRDGIARINTGSNPFAELNVLEKYGPRLYFLASILARFHLTAQDLNIHDWSAPLNPHFVTLKSRINSFKEFWPKSHRQTPLELAKAGFFYTGIGDRVVCFHCNLGLKDWDPNDDPSVQHSKWNSCCNYLIMCLKSRMLHFNQNTDVPEITDSSASKGRGKRDLHCLKCRFNNVSKVNLPCGHMTICESCAEDSCRICDKEIIIHINVPGFAANL
- the LOC135940884 gene encoding baculoviral IAP repeat-containing protein 7-B-like — encoded protein: MKRLKDAINTTATHRRELEENPHRVNLIFSFSIHRLFSFPHKYLRKNFNALRKLAELGLYYVKENEWVEYLRCNFCSLTINHEELKEYFARGNENAEKEILERQNQFNCRLNSDDSKNVPMGKNFSCKNYKYEAHRLYSLLKKSDWLYVGPFSLAKSGFYYTGDGDNVRCVFCNLEVRGWEEGDTPDGEHQRWNPNCPFLRNRQSVQNIKIGDETVDLQHDSLSRIHLGASLLSQSERLRKYGPNLHLVRSTNLFLLTPQDLNIQDWYAPLNARFVTLKSRQDSFKNLWPRSHKQTSLELAQAGFFYTGIGDRVICFYCNLGLKDWDPNDDPFVQHCKWNSSCQYLLMRKGHSFVEKVLHGNENLEISATCAIRVGKRSDLKCLKCIKNNVSKLNLPCGHVAYCSECSEPSCTICNEEVIAEIHLPGFSDLQG
- the LOC135939838 gene encoding baculoviral IAP repeat-containing protein 7-B-like; the encoded protein is MEPTGSNFEMFCNQPLNFKFEAHRLSSLLKKIDWKHVEPFGLAKSGFYYTGVDDKVRCTFCNLEVRGWEEGDTPDGEHTRWNPNCPFMRNRQSVPNIEIGNERFETMNPFANCERFQGNVSMKVANVPMNMAVPNNPFRRNKVALPSIGASLCVDNKMKFGKQFHIIGDDIYCQAEDFNIKEWSPPMHPQFVTLKARNDSFICFWPRCLKQTPFEMAKVGFFHTGYGDSVICFHCNLGLKHWDPNDDPFVEHFRWNSKCQFLLMSKGQPYIDQMLHLIQITDLVMASTGKGGWHIAPLYPEFAIYTSRYNSFDFLPNIDTKTAIALSRAGFFYTGIGNQVVCFHCNLVMKEWDPNDDPYVKHCRLNADCRHLMLCNGKSSYVKHVLQCIQNQEGSGSREGDLRCLKCNLNIVSKVNLPCGHMTFCYNCSEPLCEKCSKDIIACINDVTGFTGSDTMIHSNH